The Quercus robur chromosome 7, dhQueRobu3.1, whole genome shotgun sequence genome has a segment encoding these proteins:
- the LOC126691327 gene encoding sugar transport protein 10-like yields MLQEDNAQREGKKYGGKVTPLVLVICLVAATGGLIFGYDVGVTAGATTSNEFLRKFFPSVYIKMKCEMDKEDGYCKFDSQMLTLFASSIYMAAMVAPIFASSVTTAYGRRTSMILGGLVFFVGSILGGAAMNIEMLIIGRLLLGVGVGFGNQSVPVYLSEMAPTKLRGALNIFFQMAITVGILVSSLVHYSTANLGGDWGWRFPLGFAAILGLIMALGSLLLPDTPNSILTKGQNGKAKELLQKIRGTEEVEEEFQELFKASEAAKKVENPWKNITERRHRPQLVLCILIPFFQQLTGINVVMFYAPVLFKTLGFGDRAALMSAVLAGIVNVLATLVAILLVDKLGRRFLFFQGAIQMIICQTTVAVMIGLRYGSTGEGFFTTTEANMALFLICAYVAAFAWSWGPLGWLVPSEICPLEIRSVGQAINVSLNMTLTFAINQGFLSMLCYMKFGLFFFFVLFQIMMTIFIYFFVPETKRVPIEDMKRVWKAHWFWQDFVPDY; encoded by the exons ATGTTACAAGAAGATAATGCtcaaagagagggaaaaaaatatggAGGCAAGGTCACCCCTCTtgtgttggtgatttgtttggttgctgCTACAGGTGGTCTCATCTTTGGTTATGATGTCGGAGTTACAG CAGGGGCGACTACATCAAACGAGTTTCTAAGGAAGTTCTTCCCATCAGtgtatataaaaatgaaatgtgaAATGGATAAGGAAGATGGGTACTGCAAATTTGATAGCCAGATGCTTACGTTGTTCGCCTCCTCCATTTATATGGCAGCAATGGTAGCTCCCATCTTCGCTTCTTCAGTAACCACGGCCTATGGCAGGAGAACCTCAATGATTTTGGGAGGTCTGGTCTTCTTTGTTGGATCAATCCTAGGCGGTGCTGCCATGaacatagagatgctcatcatTGGTCGTTTGTTGCTCGGTGTTGGTGTTGGCTTTGGAAATCAG TCTGTTCCAGTTTATCTATCTGAAATGGCACCAACAAAGCTTAGAGGAGCACTCAACATTTTTTTCCAAATGGCCATTACAGTTGGTATTCTAGTTTCTTCCCTTGTTCACTATAGCACAGCCAACCTTGGGGGTGATTGGGGCTGGAGATTTCCTTTAGGCTTTGCAGCCATTCTCGGATTAATCATGGCTCTTGGATCTCTATTGCTTCCAGACACTCCCAATTCCATTCTTACAAAAGGCCAAAATGGCAAGGCAAAGGAACTGTTACAAAAAATTCGCGGGACGGAGGAAGTGGAAGAGGAGTTTCAAGAACTTTTTAAAGCAAGTGAGGCTGCAAAGAAAGTGGAAAACCCTTGGAAGAACATCACAGAAAGAAGACATAGGCCTCAACTTGTGCTTTGCATTCTCATTCCATTCTTCCAGCAGCTCACTGGCATTAATGTTGTGATGTTTTATGCACCTGTTTTGTTTAAGACTTTGGGTTTTGGTGACCGTGCTGCACTGATGTCGGCAGTCCTTGCTGGCATTGTTAATGTCCTTGCCACATTGGTTGCCATCCTCTTAGTTGACAAGCTAGGGAGAaggtttttgttctttcaagGTGCCATACAAATGATTATTTGCCAG ACTACAGTAGCAGTCATGATAGGCCTGAGGTATGGGTCCACTGGTGAAGGATTCTTTACAACGACAGAAGCCAATATGGCCTTGTTCTTAATCTGTGCTTATGTAGCTGCATTTGCATGGTCCTGGGGTCCATTGGGGTGGTTGGTACCCAGTGAAATTTGCCCCCTAGAGATTCGATCAGTAGGACAAGCCATCAATGTCTCCCTTAACATGACGCTGACCTTTGCTATTAATCAAGGCTTCCTCTCTATGCTTTGCTACATGAAGTTtggtctcttcttcttctttgtattATTTCAGATCATGATgactattttcatatatttctttGTGCCCGAGACGAAGAGAGTCCCAATTGAGGATATGAAGAGAGTCTGGAAGGCACATTGGTTTTGGCAAGATTTTGTCCCAGATTATTAG